In Colius striatus isolate bColStr4 chromosome 17, bColStr4.1.hap1, whole genome shotgun sequence, the following proteins share a genomic window:
- the INPP5J gene encoding phosphatidylinositol 4,5-bisphosphate 5-phosphatase A isoform X1 has protein sequence MLPKAESSDHISAWAGSSPRAPGLPKAVSSEFLAGGRVGLSKPAALSKPEPDELPLFGRTLGLPSSGDSCDTLLGCSGRVPEDGSFRITVVTWNVGTAMPPNDVTSLLHLNTGEAHDSDMIAIGFAVVYVDSCRDQGIAALAQGVRSNLCRLQEVNSKINKRLKDALFTDQWSELFMDVLSPFHFVLVSTVRMQGVILLVFAKYYHLPFLQDIQTDCTRTGLGGYWGNKGGVSVRLSIFGHMVCFLNCHLPAHLEKAEQRKEDFATILHMQQFEGHAASGILDHDLVFWFGDLNFRIESLDIRFVKYAIDSNILSQLWEKDQLNIAKSTWPVLSGFQEGPLNFPPTFKFDVGTNKYDSSAKKRKPAWTDRILWKIKAPSTGLGVGGRRPSRTVLSVSQLCYCSHMEYTISDHKPVAAIFAVQFASKADKPPVEVYVADEWSRPEQAVVKYRMAAGFHRSSWDWIGLYRVGFRHPKDYVSYVWARSEEGERCLEKQLCAQVMFSEEALPKGKGEYILGYYSNTSSSIAGVTEPFQISLPRSEEGSSPTDSSGSSSEEEDDSTIVLLAPKSRSPSPGKMKRHRSRSPSLAKFQGLILRPSSWDRAMSRSPSPQSRRGLPGDIPTIHLPREELGRSQPNAPEPGQAPDGQGSSFCQTVREPRRGSAESPLAKADPRSLGLLPALRLEMVDQAMGALGRRRESVEQGYSCRRMSPSSPPGCAASRTEGSSPQELDIHSCATGR, from the exons ATGCTCCCCAAGGCTGAGTCCAGCGACCACATCTCGGCCTGGGCCGGCTCGTCGCCCCGGGCCCCCGGCCTGCCCAAAGCCGTCTCCAGCGAGTTCCTGGCCGGCGGGCGGGTCGGCCTGTCCAAGCCTGCAGCCCTCTCCAAACCGGAGCCGGACGAGCTCCCCCTCTTCGGGAGGACCCTCGGCCTGCCCAGCTCCGGCGACTCGTGTGACACGCTCCTGGGCTGCTCGGGACGCGTCCCGGAGGACGGCTCGTTCCG CATCACGGTGGTCACCTGGAACGTGGGCACAGCCATGCCCCCGAATGATGTGACATCCCTGCTGCACCTGAACACAGGCGAGGCACATGATTCGGATATGATCGCCATTGG GTTTGCTGTGGTGTATGTGGATTCCTGCCGAGACCAAGGAATTGCTGCCCTTGCCCAGGGAGTAAGAAGCAACCTCTGCAG GTTGCAAGAGGTGAACTCAAAGATAAACAAGCGCCTGAAGGATGCCCTCTTCACAGATCAGTGGAGTGAGCTCTTCATGGATGTGCTGAGCCCCTTCCACTTTGTCCTG GTCAGCACAGTGCGGATGCAAGGGGTGATCCTGCTGGTATTTGCCAAGTACTACCACCTGCCCTTCCTGCAGGACATCCAGACAGACTGCaccaggacagggctgggaggctACTGG GGCAACAAGGGTGGAGTGAGTGTTCGTCTCTCCATCTTTGGCCACATGGTTTGCTTCCTGAACTGCCACCTGCCAGCACACCTGGAGAAGGCAGAGCAGCGCAAGGAGGACTTTGCCACCATCCTGCACATGCAGCAGTTTGAGGGCCATGCTGCCAGCGGCATCCTGGACCATGA CCTTGTATTCTGGTTTGGGGACCTCAACTTCCGCATTGAGAGCCTGGACATCCGCTTTGTGAAGTACGCCATCGACAGCAACATCCTGAGCCAGCTCTGGGAGAAGGACCAG CTGAACATTGCCAAGAGCACCTGGCCTGTCCTCAGTGGCTTTCAGGAGGGACCCCTGAACTTCCCACCCACCTTCAAGTTCGACGTGGGCACCAACAAGTATGACAGCAG tGCCAAGAAGCGGAAACCCGCCTGGACCGACCGCATTCTCTGGAAGATCAAAGCTCCCAGCACTGGGCTGGGTGTGGGCGGGCGCCGGCCCAGCCGCACCGTGCTGTCAGTGAGCCAGCTCTGCTACTGCAGCCACATGGAATACACCATCAGCGACCACAAACCTGTGGCTGCCATCTTCGCAGTGCAG TTTGCTTCCAAGGCAGACAAGCCTCCAGTTGAGGTTTATGTGGCTGATGAATGGAGCAGGCCAGAGCAAGCAGTCGTCAAGTACAGGATGGCTGCTGGCTTCCATCGGAGCTCCTGGGACTGGATCGGACTCTACCGG GTGGGCTTTCGCCATCCTAAAGACTACGTGTCCTACGTGTGGGCCAGGAGTGAGGAGGGAGAGCGCTGCCtggaaaagcagctgtgtgCACAG GTGATGTTCTCAGAGGAGGCACTGCCCAAGGGGAAGGGCGAGTACATCCTTGGGTACTACAGCAACACCTCCAGCAGCATCGCTGGCGTGACAGAGCCCTTCCAG ATCTCCCTGCCCAGGTCTGAGGAAGGCAGCAGCCCCACGGACAGCTCCGGCAGCAGCTCGGAAGAGGAGGATGACAGCACCATTGTCCTGCTGGCCCCCAAGTcccgcagccccagcccaggcaaGATGAAGCGGCACAGGAGCCGaagccccagcctggccaagTTCCAGGGCCTCATCCTGCGCCCGTCCAGCTGGGACAGGGCGATGAGCCGCAGTCCCTCCCCCCAGAGCCGCCGGGGCCTCCCCGGGGACATCCCCACCATCCACCTGCCCCGGGAGGAGCTGGGGCGCTCGCAACCCAACGCCCCGGAGCCGGGGCAGGCGCCTGACGGCCAGGGCAGCTCCTTCTGCCAGACTGTGCGCGAGCCCCGGCGCGGCTCTGCCGAGAGCCCCCTAGCCAAGGCTGACCCCAGGAGCCTGggcctgctgcctgccctccGCCTGGAGATGGTCGACCAGGCCATGGGGGCCCTGGGCCGGCGGAGGGAGAGCGTGGAGCAGGGCTACTCGTGCCGGAGGatgagccccagcagccccccggGCTGTGCTGCCTCCCGCACGGAGGGGAGCAGCCCCCAGGAGCTGGACATCCATAGCTGTGCCACGGGCCGCTGA
- the PLA2G3 gene encoding group 3 secretory phospholipase A2 yields the protein MWVRAALACAALCACARAWPGGAVCARRAAGAGGARYVAFLSPGRGPGPGPSPGPGPAALVESAWAGPGRLRACWARRDPRLARAFRAACARRPPAAPGTALRRDLAALWRHRAACTDPAPPAPRRRRRGWTLPGTLWCGAGDSAGHAGELGLFRGPDRCCREHDRCSAQIAALQFGYGIRNYRLHTVSHCDCDARFRQCLLAVNDTVSNIIGVTFFNLLEVPCFVLEEGEECVQWHWWGGCERYGVVPLARMVQQSQYHPSLPAEETGSAAVQPLGKGRKASRAGRKRRPQGLGQKPRLRQAQTRAPAQQLQGPGTLSPVSARDKAEPTTTHPAAQWGLEPGPSTAMTVLEQDLAGRLQALGGAQQGAGGSAPAACMAHPRDGRPRPSSATERCRATLVPTAEGHGQRGLGRVCRCYKHLDKCKHQIAPQEVKYQLHNRDPQTLFHCNCTRRLARFLHRVRDRSDVELALLPDRVASYCFVLEPPTSCSPGEGSQHSCGTSRAVPVPAWHLKKALRRWSPLQGSSKAKHPDWKTERPGTTLYEQCLQLALEQKPGAQFHMVP from the exons ATGTGGGTGCGCGCGGCGCTGGCCTGCGCGGCCCTGTGCGCGTGCGCGCGCGCCTGGCCCGGCGGCGCCGTGTGcgcgcggcgggcggcgggcgcgggcggCGCGCGCTACGTGGCCTTCCTGAGCCCCGGACGCGGCCCCGgtcccggccccagccccggccccggccccgccgcgctgGTGGAGAGCGCCTgggccgggcccggccgccTCCGCGCCTGCTGGGCCCGCCGCGACCCGCGCCTGGCCCGCGCCTTCCGCGCCGCCtgcgcccgccgcccccccgccgcccccggcaCCGCGCTGCGGCGGGACCTGGCCGCGCTCTGGCGGCACCGCGCCGCCTGCACCGACCCCGCGCCGCCGGcaccgcgccgccgccgccgcggctgGACGCTGCCGGGCACGTTGTGGTGCGGCGCCGGCGACTCGGCGGGACACGCCGGCGAGCTGG GTCTCTTCCGCGGCCCCGACCGGTGCTGCCGGGAGCACGACCGCTGCTCGGCGCAGATCGCGGCGCTGCAGTTCGGCTACGGCATCCGCAACTACCGCCTGCACACCGTCTCCCACTGTGACTGCGACGCCAG GTTCCGGCAGTGCCTGCTGGCCGTCAACGACACCGTCTCCAACATCATCGGTGTCACCTTCTTCAACCTGCTGGAGGTGCCGTGCTTCGTGCTGGAGGAGGGCGAGGAGTGTGTTCAGTGGCACTGGTGGGGAGG GTGTGAGCGTTACGGTGTAGTACCCCTGGCCAGGATGGTGCAGCAGAGTCAGTACCACCCCAGCCTGCCCGCAGAGGAGACGGGCAGCGCCGCTGTGCAGCCCCTGGGCAAGGGAAGGAAGGCTTCTAGAGCAGGGCGCAAGCGGCGCCCACAGGGACTGGGGCAGAAGCCCAGGCTCCGCCAGGCACAGACacgtgccccagcccagcagttACAGGGCCCAGGTACCTTGTCCCCTGTGTCTGCCAGGGACAAGGCTGAGCCCACAaccacacacccagcagcacagtgGGGGCTGGAGCCTGGCCCCTCAACAGCAATGACCGTGTTGGAACAGGACCTTGCTGGAAGACTGCAAGCGCTGGGAGGAGCACAGCAAGGGGCTGGGGGCTCAGCCCCCGCTGCCTGCATGGCTCACCCCCGAGATGGCCGgcccaggcccagctcagccACAGAGCGGTGCAGAGCCACCCTGGTGCCCACTGCAGAGGGACACGGGCAGCGGG GCCTGGGCAGGGTGTGCAGGTGCTACAAACACCTGGATAAGTGCAAGCACCAGATCGCACCCCAGGAGGTGAAGTACCAACTGCACAACAGGGACCCCCAGACGCTCTTCCACTGCAACTGCACCCGCAG GCTGGCACGGTTCCTGCACAGGGTCAGGGACCGCAGTGACGTGGAGCTGGCTCTCCTGCCTGACCGTGTTGCCTCATACTGCTTTGTCCTGGAGCCACCcaccagctgcagccctggtgaGGGTTCACAGCACAG CTGTGGCACGAGCCGGGCTGTGCCAGTGCCTGCATGGCACCTCAAAAAGGCCCTGAGGCGCTGGAGTCCTCTGCAGGGGAGCTCCAAGGCCAAGCATCCAGACTGGAAGACAGAGCGCCCTGGTACCACCCTCTATGAGCAATGTCTGCAGCTGGCGCTGGAGCAGAAGCCAGGTGCTCAGTTCCACATGGTGCCCTGA
- the INPP5J gene encoding phosphatidylinositol 4,5-bisphosphate 5-phosphatase A isoform X3 — MLPKAESSDHISAWAGSSPRAPGLPKAVSSEFLAGGRVGLSKPAALSKPEPDELPLFGRTLGLPSSGDSCDTLLGCSGRVPEDGSFRLQEVNSKINKRLKDALFTDQWSELFMDVLSPFHFVLVSTVRMQGVILLVFAKYYHLPFLQDIQTDCTRTGLGGYWGNKGGVSVRLSIFGHMVCFLNCHLPAHLEKAEQRKEDFATILHMQQFEGHAASGILDHDLVFWFGDLNFRIESLDIRFVKYAIDSNILSQLWEKDQLNIAKSTWPVLSGFQEGPLNFPPTFKFDVGTNKYDSSAKKRKPAWTDRILWKIKAPSTGLGVGGRRPSRTVLSVSQLCYCSHMEYTISDHKPVAAIFAVQFASKADKPPVEVYVADEWSRPEQAVVKYRMAAGFHRSSWDWIGLYRVGFRHPKDYVSYVWARSEEGERCLEKQLCAQVMFSEEALPKGKGEYILGYYSNTSSSIAGVTEPFQISLPRSEEGSSPTDSSGSSSEEEDDSTIVLLAPKSRSPSPGKMKRHRSRSPSLAKFQGLILRPSSWDRAMSRSPSPQSRRGLPGDIPTIHLPREELGRSQPNAPEPGQAPDGQGSSFCQTVREPRRGSAESPLAKADPRSLGLLPALRLEMVDQAMGALGRRRESVEQGYSCRRMSPSSPPGCAASRTEGSSPQELDIHSCATGR; from the exons ATGCTCCCCAAGGCTGAGTCCAGCGACCACATCTCGGCCTGGGCCGGCTCGTCGCCCCGGGCCCCCGGCCTGCCCAAAGCCGTCTCCAGCGAGTTCCTGGCCGGCGGGCGGGTCGGCCTGTCCAAGCCTGCAGCCCTCTCCAAACCGGAGCCGGACGAGCTCCCCCTCTTCGGGAGGACCCTCGGCCTGCCCAGCTCCGGCGACTCGTGTGACACGCTCCTGGGCTGCTCGGGACGCGTCCCGGAGGACGGCTCGTTCCG GTTGCAAGAGGTGAACTCAAAGATAAACAAGCGCCTGAAGGATGCCCTCTTCACAGATCAGTGGAGTGAGCTCTTCATGGATGTGCTGAGCCCCTTCCACTTTGTCCTG GTCAGCACAGTGCGGATGCAAGGGGTGATCCTGCTGGTATTTGCCAAGTACTACCACCTGCCCTTCCTGCAGGACATCCAGACAGACTGCaccaggacagggctgggaggctACTGG GGCAACAAGGGTGGAGTGAGTGTTCGTCTCTCCATCTTTGGCCACATGGTTTGCTTCCTGAACTGCCACCTGCCAGCACACCTGGAGAAGGCAGAGCAGCGCAAGGAGGACTTTGCCACCATCCTGCACATGCAGCAGTTTGAGGGCCATGCTGCCAGCGGCATCCTGGACCATGA CCTTGTATTCTGGTTTGGGGACCTCAACTTCCGCATTGAGAGCCTGGACATCCGCTTTGTGAAGTACGCCATCGACAGCAACATCCTGAGCCAGCTCTGGGAGAAGGACCAG CTGAACATTGCCAAGAGCACCTGGCCTGTCCTCAGTGGCTTTCAGGAGGGACCCCTGAACTTCCCACCCACCTTCAAGTTCGACGTGGGCACCAACAAGTATGACAGCAG tGCCAAGAAGCGGAAACCCGCCTGGACCGACCGCATTCTCTGGAAGATCAAAGCTCCCAGCACTGGGCTGGGTGTGGGCGGGCGCCGGCCCAGCCGCACCGTGCTGTCAGTGAGCCAGCTCTGCTACTGCAGCCACATGGAATACACCATCAGCGACCACAAACCTGTGGCTGCCATCTTCGCAGTGCAG TTTGCTTCCAAGGCAGACAAGCCTCCAGTTGAGGTTTATGTGGCTGATGAATGGAGCAGGCCAGAGCAAGCAGTCGTCAAGTACAGGATGGCTGCTGGCTTCCATCGGAGCTCCTGGGACTGGATCGGACTCTACCGG GTGGGCTTTCGCCATCCTAAAGACTACGTGTCCTACGTGTGGGCCAGGAGTGAGGAGGGAGAGCGCTGCCtggaaaagcagctgtgtgCACAG GTGATGTTCTCAGAGGAGGCACTGCCCAAGGGGAAGGGCGAGTACATCCTTGGGTACTACAGCAACACCTCCAGCAGCATCGCTGGCGTGACAGAGCCCTTCCAG ATCTCCCTGCCCAGGTCTGAGGAAGGCAGCAGCCCCACGGACAGCTCCGGCAGCAGCTCGGAAGAGGAGGATGACAGCACCATTGTCCTGCTGGCCCCCAAGTcccgcagccccagcccaggcaaGATGAAGCGGCACAGGAGCCGaagccccagcctggccaagTTCCAGGGCCTCATCCTGCGCCCGTCCAGCTGGGACAGGGCGATGAGCCGCAGTCCCTCCCCCCAGAGCCGCCGGGGCCTCCCCGGGGACATCCCCACCATCCACCTGCCCCGGGAGGAGCTGGGGCGCTCGCAACCCAACGCCCCGGAGCCGGGGCAGGCGCCTGACGGCCAGGGCAGCTCCTTCTGCCAGACTGTGCGCGAGCCCCGGCGCGGCTCTGCCGAGAGCCCCCTAGCCAAGGCTGACCCCAGGAGCCTGggcctgctgcctgccctccGCCTGGAGATGGTCGACCAGGCCATGGGGGCCCTGGGCCGGCGGAGGGAGAGCGTGGAGCAGGGCTACTCGTGCCGGAGGatgagccccagcagccccccggGCTGTGCTGCCTCCCGCACGGAGGGGAGCAGCCCCCAGGAGCTGGACATCCATAGCTGTGCCACGGGCCGCTGA
- the SELENOM gene encoding selenoprotein M, with protein sequence MLRALPLWLALPLWLALPAAGSGPGPPRLREAELQRLARGKVETCGGURLNRLREVKAFVTQDIPLYHNLEMKHLPGADPELVLLSHRYEELERIPLSDMTREEINQLVQELGFYRKETPDAPVPEQFQSAPARPLPTRPPPQAPAADGKTPHEHDEGEHPDL encoded by the exons ATGCTGCGGGCGCTGCCGCTCTGGCTGGCGCTGCCGCTCTggctggcgctgccggcggcggggagcggccccGGGCCGCCCCGGCTCCGTGAGGCCGAGCTGCAGCGCCTGGCCCGGGGCAAGGTGGAG ACCTGCGGCGGGTGACGGCTGAACCGGCTGAGGGAG GTGAAGGCGTTTGTCACGCAGGACATCCCCCTCTA CCATAACCTGGAAATGAAACACTTGCCTGGTGCTGACCCTGAGCTTGTGCTCCTCAGCCATCGATATGAGGAGCTAGAG AGAATCCCCCTGAGCGACATGACCCGGGAGGAGATCAACCAGctggtgcaggagctgggcttcTACCGCAAGGAGACCCCTGATGCCCCTGTGCCTGAGCAGTTCCAGTCTGCCCCTGCCAGGCCTCTGCCTACCCGGCCGCCCCctcaggctcctgctgctgatggCAAGACCCCACACGAACATGACGAAGGGGAACACCCAGACCTGTAG
- the INPP5J gene encoding phosphatidylinositol 4,5-bisphosphate 5-phosphatase A isoform X2, whose translation MLPKAESSDHISAWAGSSPRAPGLPKAVSSEFLAGGRVGLSKPAALSKPEPDELPLFGRTLGLPSSGDSCDTLLGCSGRVPEDGSFRITVVTWNVGTAMPPNDVTSLLHLNTGEAHDSDMIAIGLQEVNSKINKRLKDALFTDQWSELFMDVLSPFHFVLVSTVRMQGVILLVFAKYYHLPFLQDIQTDCTRTGLGGYWGNKGGVSVRLSIFGHMVCFLNCHLPAHLEKAEQRKEDFATILHMQQFEGHAASGILDHDLVFWFGDLNFRIESLDIRFVKYAIDSNILSQLWEKDQLNIAKSTWPVLSGFQEGPLNFPPTFKFDVGTNKYDSSAKKRKPAWTDRILWKIKAPSTGLGVGGRRPSRTVLSVSQLCYCSHMEYTISDHKPVAAIFAVQFASKADKPPVEVYVADEWSRPEQAVVKYRMAAGFHRSSWDWIGLYRVGFRHPKDYVSYVWARSEEGERCLEKQLCAQVMFSEEALPKGKGEYILGYYSNTSSSIAGVTEPFQISLPRSEEGSSPTDSSGSSSEEEDDSTIVLLAPKSRSPSPGKMKRHRSRSPSLAKFQGLILRPSSWDRAMSRSPSPQSRRGLPGDIPTIHLPREELGRSQPNAPEPGQAPDGQGSSFCQTVREPRRGSAESPLAKADPRSLGLLPALRLEMVDQAMGALGRRRESVEQGYSCRRMSPSSPPGCAASRTEGSSPQELDIHSCATGR comes from the exons ATGCTCCCCAAGGCTGAGTCCAGCGACCACATCTCGGCCTGGGCCGGCTCGTCGCCCCGGGCCCCCGGCCTGCCCAAAGCCGTCTCCAGCGAGTTCCTGGCCGGCGGGCGGGTCGGCCTGTCCAAGCCTGCAGCCCTCTCCAAACCGGAGCCGGACGAGCTCCCCCTCTTCGGGAGGACCCTCGGCCTGCCCAGCTCCGGCGACTCGTGTGACACGCTCCTGGGCTGCTCGGGACGCGTCCCGGAGGACGGCTCGTTCCG CATCACGGTGGTCACCTGGAACGTGGGCACAGCCATGCCCCCGAATGATGTGACATCCCTGCTGCACCTGAACACAGGCGAGGCACATGATTCGGATATGATCGCCATTGG GTTGCAAGAGGTGAACTCAAAGATAAACAAGCGCCTGAAGGATGCCCTCTTCACAGATCAGTGGAGTGAGCTCTTCATGGATGTGCTGAGCCCCTTCCACTTTGTCCTG GTCAGCACAGTGCGGATGCAAGGGGTGATCCTGCTGGTATTTGCCAAGTACTACCACCTGCCCTTCCTGCAGGACATCCAGACAGACTGCaccaggacagggctgggaggctACTGG GGCAACAAGGGTGGAGTGAGTGTTCGTCTCTCCATCTTTGGCCACATGGTTTGCTTCCTGAACTGCCACCTGCCAGCACACCTGGAGAAGGCAGAGCAGCGCAAGGAGGACTTTGCCACCATCCTGCACATGCAGCAGTTTGAGGGCCATGCTGCCAGCGGCATCCTGGACCATGA CCTTGTATTCTGGTTTGGGGACCTCAACTTCCGCATTGAGAGCCTGGACATCCGCTTTGTGAAGTACGCCATCGACAGCAACATCCTGAGCCAGCTCTGGGAGAAGGACCAG CTGAACATTGCCAAGAGCACCTGGCCTGTCCTCAGTGGCTTTCAGGAGGGACCCCTGAACTTCCCACCCACCTTCAAGTTCGACGTGGGCACCAACAAGTATGACAGCAG tGCCAAGAAGCGGAAACCCGCCTGGACCGACCGCATTCTCTGGAAGATCAAAGCTCCCAGCACTGGGCTGGGTGTGGGCGGGCGCCGGCCCAGCCGCACCGTGCTGTCAGTGAGCCAGCTCTGCTACTGCAGCCACATGGAATACACCATCAGCGACCACAAACCTGTGGCTGCCATCTTCGCAGTGCAG TTTGCTTCCAAGGCAGACAAGCCTCCAGTTGAGGTTTATGTGGCTGATGAATGGAGCAGGCCAGAGCAAGCAGTCGTCAAGTACAGGATGGCTGCTGGCTTCCATCGGAGCTCCTGGGACTGGATCGGACTCTACCGG GTGGGCTTTCGCCATCCTAAAGACTACGTGTCCTACGTGTGGGCCAGGAGTGAGGAGGGAGAGCGCTGCCtggaaaagcagctgtgtgCACAG GTGATGTTCTCAGAGGAGGCACTGCCCAAGGGGAAGGGCGAGTACATCCTTGGGTACTACAGCAACACCTCCAGCAGCATCGCTGGCGTGACAGAGCCCTTCCAG ATCTCCCTGCCCAGGTCTGAGGAAGGCAGCAGCCCCACGGACAGCTCCGGCAGCAGCTCGGAAGAGGAGGATGACAGCACCATTGTCCTGCTGGCCCCCAAGTcccgcagccccagcccaggcaaGATGAAGCGGCACAGGAGCCGaagccccagcctggccaagTTCCAGGGCCTCATCCTGCGCCCGTCCAGCTGGGACAGGGCGATGAGCCGCAGTCCCTCCCCCCAGAGCCGCCGGGGCCTCCCCGGGGACATCCCCACCATCCACCTGCCCCGGGAGGAGCTGGGGCGCTCGCAACCCAACGCCCCGGAGCCGGGGCAGGCGCCTGACGGCCAGGGCAGCTCCTTCTGCCAGACTGTGCGCGAGCCCCGGCGCGGCTCTGCCGAGAGCCCCCTAGCCAAGGCTGACCCCAGGAGCCTGggcctgctgcctgccctccGCCTGGAGATGGTCGACCAGGCCATGGGGGCCCTGGGCCGGCGGAGGGAGAGCGTGGAGCAGGGCTACTCGTGCCGGAGGatgagccccagcagccccccggGCTGTGCTGCCTCCCGCACGGAGGGGAGCAGCCCCCAGGAGCTGGACATCCATAGCTGTGCCACGGGCCGCTGA